The nucleotide sequence tacctcttgaagcgtaaacacaacaaatctaggtcgttctccagttcctcagttgaaaacacactagcagctttccacagtcttctactgtgttacccaaacaataaccgaaaaaaagagaattttgggtgggcaaaattctagtagaaACCGCAGTCAGAATCATGAAAAAAACGTCCAGcccttatatccatatatatagctgcgttttttaggtcaaaaccgttttcaaaacctgttaggtttccttctcccgctaagggacggtttccacgttttctttcccactaagtaacagtttccacacttttctattatttaggcacagtagggaccacagaatttaattaacaaggcttcctattatgatattaatttcgaaattctgaaactaatttccatcataataaattacgaattattccactaaaaattcgtaattgcactccttagttcaatttcgaaattcttccataaaaccttatttaactccccatgttaagattcagatactaatcaatcaaattaaattactgactatttaatttattgattacttcctttagacgtacacttaacttatttcatgtgtcggatacaaaatccaccggccgggtttacacatgaaaacttataagctttcataaaggagtatcatcaatctcaaaattgagacatggattccatcaactaattattacttcgccaatgtatatcattgttatccaatttatcaggcttattgactcgcgaaagaatatcgccttttaataaatcaaaacaacaagtgacatacacagctaataataattatatcagaattaagagtataagtacattaaatggactagagaaattattttataaagtcagtataaaatactcatctctacttgatccgttcaatacatacaaaatgtactagcacaagaagttggaattaaaccattcccataatcaagataaattatatttaatcttgtgctacaatcattccgatgatttgtccaattccatcattagattgtgaacattaacttttatgtcttacaagaaccgatgatttaatcttccgtgtataagctaaactctatacactaaatcatctactatgtaagcaatggacgcacaaaccaacacatgatctatttaaaatgaaactttattgaatttaaacaagtaaataaataattgttcataaagaatactataacaatacgcatggcttatagtatattctaacaatctcccacttagactaatAACCATGCGTCTACAATTTTGACACCCATTCCTTCTACATGCTTATCAAAAGTCTTCTGTGGTAAGCTCTTAGTAAACGGATCTGCCAAGTTGTTCTCTGACGCAATCTTGGTGACCACTACATCCCCTCTCTGCACtatatcacgaattaaatgatatttACGCTCAATGTGCTTTGCCCTCTTATGGCTTCGTGGCTCCTTTGAATTTGCAACCGCACCACTATTATCACAGTAAAGCGTAATTGGTTCTTGAATCGAAGGAACCACACCCAACTCTCTCAGGAAGTTACCGAGCCAAACTGCCTCTTTGGCTGCCTCAGAGGCTGCCACATATTCGGCTTCCATGGTGGAATCAGCAACACAAGTTTGCTTGATACTCCTCCAACTTATGGCTCCACCTCCAAGAGTAAACACATTACCTGAGGTAGACTTTCTAGAATCTCTGTCTGATTGGAAATCCGAATCAGTATACCCAATAGGTACCAGGTCATCCGATTGGTAGATCAACATGTAATCCCTAGTCCTTTTCAGGTACTTGATTATATGTTTAACCGCCGTCCAATGCTCTTTCCCAGTATTAGACTGAAATATGCTAACAACGCCAACGGCAAAGCAGATATCAGGCCTAGTGCATAACATAGCATATATGAGGCTCCCCACAGCTGATGCATAAGGGACCGCCTTCATCTTTTCTATCTCTTCATCAGTCTTAGGAGACTGATCTTTAGATAGAGAAATTCCATGTCTGAAAGGAAGGAATCCTTTCTTGAAATCATGCATGCTAAACCTGGAGAGTATTGTATCAATATAAAGACCTTGGGACAAGCCTAATATCCTTTTCTTGCGATCTCGCAAGAGTTTGATCCCAAGGATATGAGCCGcttctcccaaatctttcatatcaaaatgtGTGGACAACCACTGCTTAACTGAATTCAACATGCCCACATTATTTCCTATGAGCagtatgtcatctacatataAGATCAAAAATGCCACTTTGTCCCCATCCCACTTTTTGTATACACAAGATTCGTTAAGACACTGATCAAAACCAAAAGTTTTAATCACCTTATCAAAACAAGTGTTCCATGCCCTAGATGCctgttttagtccataaatggaccTTTTAAGCTTACACAACATGTGCTCTTTGCCACTTTCCATAAAACCGTCTGGTTGCATCATATAGATGCACTCATCAAGACTTCCATTAAGGAAAgctgtcttgacatccatttgccaaatctcataatcataaTGAGCAGCAATGGATAAGAGAATCCTTATAGACTTAAGCATGGCTACCGGCGAGAAGGTTTcctcatagtcaatcccttctttCTGAGTAAACCCTTTCGCTACAAGCCTTGCTTTAAAAGTTTGTACTTTTCCGTctacacctctctttttcttatagatccATTTGCATCCAATGGGTTTAACCCCATCAGTTGGTTCTACAAGATCCCAAACCTGATTAGAGTACATAGACTCCATCTCTGATTTCATAGCAGCAACCCACTTATCGGCATCCTTATCATGTAGTGCTTGGTCGTAATTGACAGGTTCGGAGGTAGGCTCATCAGGGATCCtatcatatgattctcccaagagCGTGTAACGAACTGGCTGTCTTATTTCTCTCCCACTACGACTATGCACTACATCAGTTGCAACTACATCACGTTGATTTTGTGGTTGAACCACAACATCATCAGGAACCTGAGTCTCCATGCTATCCACAGGGATATCAACGACTTCTTCTTGTTGTGCAGTCTGCTCAACATGACTCCCACTACTTTGTGGTAGTATGACTGCGGGCACTTGTTCTTGTGGTACATTAAGTCTATTGACATTTCTCCCACTACTAAAGTGCAATGGTATGTCAAAATCGACTTCCGGGGTTTGGATATGGTCGTTTTGATTTTCAGATGACTGAGTTTCCATTCCTTTGCTGAGTTCCTGTAAAAcgagtttacttctaggaacatggttcatcaaatagTCCTCTTCTAGAAACTTGGCATTTGTGCTAACAATTACCTTTTTCTCTTTAGGACAATAGAATAAACCACCTTTCGTCCCTTTTGGATAACCTATAAACACGCATACATCtgttcttgcctccaatttaTCCATTTTCCCCTTTAGCACATGTGCCGGACAACCCCAAACTCGAATATGCCGCAGACTAGACTTGCGCCCAATCCACAATTCTGTAGGGGTCAAGGGTACTGACTTTGAATGAACTAAGTTCAGAACATAATTCGCCGTTTCTAAGGCATGTCCCCAAAAAGACGAAGGCAAATCGGAATAACTCATCATTGATCTAACCATTTCCATAAGAgtcctatttcttctttcagctacaccattttgttgtggagttcgaGGTGCAGATAATTGAGATGTAATTCCACATTCTGATAAATAACAAATAAAGTCTGTAGAGAGGTACTCCCCACCACGATCAGATCGTAGTGTCTTGATATGTTTATTATGTCGCTTTTCAGTCTCAGTCTTGaattctttgaacttttcaaaacatTCAGACTTTCGacgcaacaaataaatatatccatattttgagtaagcatctgtgaaagtcacaaaatactcaaaaccacctcttgcttggacattcattggaccacacaaatcagaatgaattaattctaatttatcaCTTGCCCGATTTCCTTTTGAGGGGAAATTTGGTTTTGTCATTTTCCCTTCTatacaagattcacaagttggtagtgcctccACTTTCAATGAACTTAAAGGTCCATCCTTGACCAACCTGGAAATTCTGTTCagatttatatgacccaaacgcAAGTGCCATAAATATGTTTCACTCAATTCAGAAGAACGTTTTCTCTTGCTTGGTAAATCAACATTATTCAGTTCTTTAGGTGGTAACGGTTTAGGAATAGAGTCAACAACAAAAAGACCATTAATCAATGTAGCCGAAGAGAGATAACGCTTATTATGAGTAATAACACATTTATCAACGTCATGACAATTAAAATCATAACCATCTCTCACAGCGATAGAAAccgaaattaaattccttctaacgGAAGGTACATATAATGTGTCTTTTAAAGCTAAAACTCTACCACTACCAAacgaaatactaatatttcctaATGCTAAAGCTGGGGCTGCTGAACCGTCTGCTTGATAAACATTGATTTCTCCTTTACTTAGCCGCCGCGTTACCTGAAACCCCTGCTAATAAGTGCAGATATGATTAGTGGCTCCCGAATCTACACACCATGACATGGTAGAAACAGCCGCTAAAAATGTTTCAACGACAAGTAGATGTAAATCACCTGGTTTATTTTTCAGCTTGGCCAGATAAGTTGGACACTGCTTCTTATGATGCCCGGGCTGCTTGCAGTGATAACACTTGCCCTTAGCCTTTTTCACACCAGCAGTCGCGCCACCAACAGAGGGTTTTTgagcctttttctttttctgcccgCCTCTCGGCTTAGAAGAAGAACCTGCCTCAAAATTCAATGCCACGGGAGGAGCTTGGGACTTGATAATAGTCTCTGCCGACTGCAGCTCATTCAACAATTTCGCAAGGGACAAATCCATTTTGTTCATGTTATAATTCAGGCGAAATTGCTGAAAACTGTCAAGCAAAGTCTGCAGGATCATTTCAACCTGCGTGTCCTTATCAATGTTAGCTCCAAGGACCTCCAGTTCATTCAGAAGACTCATCATCTTCAGAACATGGTCCCTGACCGATGAACCTTCAACCATTTTGGTATTCAGAAGGGCTTTCATGGCAGTCTGCTTAGCCGCACGATTCTGATCTCCGAACATTTCTTTGAGATTTTCCAGAATGTCATAAGCAGACTCCATCGACTGATGCTGATGTTGTAGAACATTCGACATGGATGCCAAAATGTAACACCGCGCCATCTCATCAGCCTTAATCCATTTCTGGTAAGCCTTCTGTTCATCATCTGTGGCATCATCTCCAGGTTTTTCTGGACAGACCTCATCGAGCACAAATTTGTACTCTTCAGCAATTAGAACAATATCCAAATTTCGTTTCCAATCAACATAATTTGGACCCTCAAGTTTGTTTTGGGTAAGAATGGCAGTAAGGGGATTAAAAGCAGTCATTGTTAATCTGGGAgacattaaatatttaaatagatcAAATCAGTTTGTATTATGAacattaaaattcaaaacacattatatatatacaatctaTGCACCTTGAACAACAAATTTCGATGGGAAAGAAGCTATTCttgcaatatacatatataatgacAGATTTTCACTCCATAAACTTAAACATgtcatactcagatggagagtaaactaTTAATTTAAGCCAAGTGAATATCAACATTCAACATATATTAGTCCCATTGAACCAACAtgcatactcagatggagagtaaatacAAATAATCAATGACTAGTATAACATAGTgattattcataatatttttatcCGACAGGGAAGAAGACCTACGTCAACGTGTAAAAATATTATATCACTGATTTTTTAAGCCCGGGGACCAAGGGAATTGATCCCCACAATTtctggaattaaaaaaaaaactaaataaaatttCAGAATTTTAGAAAAACAGCAAAAACACCATCTAAACGACCCCGAACGCCCAAAAAACGACTTCAGTCATGCATGAAATCCATGAGTATTGCTCACTGGGCCGTTTCGCATGGACCTGCCAAGTTTTAGGTCCATCGGAGTCCGTCAACTTTTTGACCTCCGATTTTCTGCCCTAATTCAACAAAACGTGTTTTTCCGTTTTACATGATAAAATTCAATTTTCAGATTATTCTAACTCAACATCACCAATATTAAAAGGATAcatcaagttttcagaataatcaACACAACCCATAACAGATAATCACACCAAAAAAAACAGTGCAGGTTTTCAGAAAAACAAACTTTGCATGTTATTCAAAACTTGCATATAGAACATGATATTAATCCTTATGGTTTAtcctaattatttaattagacgtgagtaagctctgataccaattgatggaatatataccacagcggaagcaataacagaatcttattcacatgtaatctaaacaactagcacgtatggagattttaggattacctcttgaagcgtaaacacaacaaatctaggtcgttctccagttcctcagttgaaaacacactagcagctttccacagtcttctactgtgttacccaaacaataaccgaaaaaaagaaaattttgggtgggcaaaattctagttgaaACCGCAGTCAGAATCATGAAAAAAACGTCCAGcccttatatccatatatatagctgcgttttttaggtcaaaaccgttttcaaaacctgttaggtttccttCTCCCGCTAAGGGACGGTTTTCACGTTTTCTTTCCCACTAAGTAACAGTTTCCAcaattttctattatttaggcacaataGGGACCACatatttaattaacaaggcttcctattatgatattaatttcgaaattctgaaactaatttccatcataataaattacgaattatttcactaaaaattcgtaattgcactccttagttcaatttcgaaattcttccataaaaccttatttaactccccatgttaagattcagatactaatcaatcaaattaaattactgactatttaatttattgattacttcctttagacgtacacttaacttatttcatgtgtcggatacaaaatccaccggccgggtttacacatgaaaacttataagctttcataaaggagtatcatcaatctcaaaattgagacatggattccatcaactaattattacttcgccaatgtatatcattgttatccaatttatcaggcttattgactcgcgaaagaatatcgccttttaataaatcaaaacaacaagtgacatacacagctaataataattatatcagaattaagagtataagtacattaaatggactagagaaattattttataaagtcagtataaaatactcatctctacttgatccgttcaatacatacaaaatgtactagcacaagaagttggaattaaaccattcccataatcaagataaattatatttaatcttgtgctacaatcattccgatgatt is from Nicotiana tabacum cultivar K326 chromosome 18, ASM71507v2, whole genome shotgun sequence and encodes:
- the LOC107778014 gene encoding uncharacterized protein LOC107778014, with amino-acid sequence MTAFNPLTAILTQNKLEGPNYVDWKRNLDIVLIAEEYKFVLDEVCPEKPGDDATDDEQKAYQKWIKADEMARCYILASMSNVLQHQHQSMESAYDILENLKEMFGDQNRAAKQTAMKALLNTKMVEDFA